TGACTGTATGAGAAGCCAAATAATCAAAACTCTATTCCTTGTCTAACATGTGACATTAGACCATGTGATCTTCTGGAGTAGCGCTACTTACCTTTAAGTCTTTGTCGGCAAGCCTTTGGAACATATTAGCGTAcatcttcttctctttttcatgctGCTCCCGTATTTTTTGCTGACAAGCTACTAGTTGCACTTTGGCAGCTTTGTTACTTGGATAGAGTTGTATCACCTTCTGGAAATCTCCTCGGGCCAGTTCAAAATCATTGACAGCCAAGTGGGCTTCTCCACGCCGGAAGAGGcctttttcattgctgctgtCCAGTTCAAGTGCCTGCatttaaaatagagaaagaaagaaacaaaagcagcatttgaaaacaatacagtgtttgtttggtttttgttagtttgcttgttttaaactAATATGCAGTCAGAGCACCAGCAACTGCTAGAAAATTACCATTACTATTATCACTGTTGTCAGGGCTTAGTAAAAAGCTTaattaaatacagcaaaaataagcagaaaaagataCAATAAGCCATATCCAACACCTTATATTCATACTCATTTTATTTGCTATTGCCCAACCGCCAGCTGATCAAAATCTGAACACCACACAGCTGGGTATTCCTCAAGTTGTTAAAGAAAGAGATAAACTGTCAGACTGCTTGAGCAGCTTAAGAATGAATAAACCCTCCTACCTTGTTGCAGTTCTCCAAGGCCTGAGAGTACTCTTTCAGTTTGAGATGGCACATAGCTAGATTAAGGTGGGCAGCAAGCCTCAAGCTCTTGGCTTTTGTATTCTCCTCATCAGAGAGTCCTGATTCATGCTCCAGCCATGACACAATCTTCTTATACTGCAATGCTGCTTGCTTGTATTTCCCCTCCTGTAAACAAGACAGTTAAATTTTCATAAGCTCACCAcaggaatttttatttaaacttccCCCCGCCCCTTCTGCTTACCTAGAACAATagatctgaaaaaagaaaaaaacataaatcagaGTAATCAGAAAACTTCCATTACTTAGAATACACTACAATCATAGTGTATCACTACTGTAGTGGGTAAGGAAATCTATTTGGACACTGCAACTCTAaggctatttttttcctcttcttttcagTCCTTTCTCCATTGTCCTCCTCATAAAATGACATGGAGAAAACCACAAACACCAATTTGGTCATTTCAAAGCTGTAGATCGTTATCATTAGTTCACACACGGACTAAGAAATGAGACCATTTACTGGGTATTATCATTTACCTTGAAGTACTGAGTGCCTCTTTCCTTCACGATGCAGCTTTGttccagtttctcttctgtattcATTTCCCAAGACTCCTTAGCCTATCCAAACAGGAATAGTTCAAGACAGTGACAGGGAAACCATACGGCTGTGCTATTTTCTCAGTAACAGCACACAAGAGACAGACTTGAAAGAACAGTTTTGCACAGCTACTGGAAACAGCTAGAACAAGAGAGATACTTGATAGTAATAGACATGAGTCCACTAAGGACAATTTCAATCAAGAGCTCCCAGAACACAATCACCACATCCAGTAACGTCTTCCTTATTTCAGGTCAACATTTTAAGGACTCCACTGTCCTTGTTTAAGCCGCATCAACAATTCCCACACCTCCCAGTTTGTTTGCTCTCATTCCCACCTTTTCAAAGCTCTTGAGTTTCACTTCATATTGTAGTTCCGCATCCGGAGGGATCTGAAATTTCTCCTTCCCAGTACTTCCAAAACCGTAGCTGTAAGATTAAGAGGGGCGGGGAAGGGAAAAATTATGAAACTGGATATTCACACAAACCTCTACACAGGAAGCTGGAGgcaaaaaccacaaaaatctGCCCATAAAGCATTATTACAAGACAAAGTCTTGAAGAACTGCAGATAATCTTCTGGAATTTGCATGCACAAGACAAAAGAGAGGTAGAAAATCTGGGACTGATTTTACTAATTTCCACATTACCCTTTACAAGTTACAAGTTTTACTTGTTTGGTCACTGCtgtttctatgaagaaaaagcaagtttaaaaaaataaaatcctttgaGGTTGCATACatcttgctttttattattatattatttttattattgccCAAGACAGGCTATTTCCTTCACAGTATCTGTATTCTAACCGATTCCAGAGACAGCAATACATAGAGATTAGGTGAACAGCTGTGCACAAGACACTGTTAACCCACTAATTAACAGTAAATAACTATACAAAGCTTCTGCCTGAAACTCCAGTAAAAAACTGCATACTAACAAAAGTGCTGAACATAGGGTCtacttttcctttgttctaTCAAATTCAGTTCCAGTTTataaaactgtaaaagaaatacatttaagtTGGATGGAAACAATCTTTGTGAACTCCGcttgttttatatttgttcACACTGTAAGGGGAAAATTCTGCTTGCATTTTAGGGCACTTAAAGTCCATTCCTATCTCTGAATTGGTGGTTCTTGGTCTCAGAATCCAGAGATGTTGGATCCAAGATTTAGACAAACACCGATTTATTCCCCACAGAAAACATGAATGTCTTCTTCCAAATTGCTTAAAAATTCAAGCAAACTCTTCCTAAGTGGCAAGGGATTTCAGATACTCATAACCACATTTCACCTGAACACTATCTTATCATGTAAGGCTACTAAGAAGGCTTACTGAACCTTTTACTACTCTGTTTTTCTAGATGTCTTTACACACAGTGCTGTATATTAAGTGTACTTTCATTATGTAGGACCCACATGAATTTAagttaaaaacagcaacagtatGTTATAATATTCACTAGAATCAACACTATAGAGATTTGcatcagtttcttttccaaCGCTAATATCAGTGGCTAAGTAATCTTAGCTTCATATCTTCCATAAATCCAAGTTCCAGATCTGATTACGTGTTTACAATAGCACTGAAAAGAGTTGAAAAATACCGCAAACAAACATGGTTCTCACTAGATGATCACAGTAAGCCCTCTCAAGTACCAGAAGATGACAAACAGCTTACTTGGGTTTGAGATAGAAAATGGATTCCTCagatttctccattttctggATTGCTTTTTCCAGACCGTGAGGAAGATCATAGTTATCACCTTCTCCAATCTCAAAGCACAGCTCACGCTTATCAAAAACACGATCTCTGTATCGGCCTTCAAACTCAACTGGTAACAAAAAAGAGAACCCAGATACAAATCAGAAGGTGTCCATGCATGGTAAGGGGTGGGCAACACAGACAACACAAGAAATGTCAAAGCTTTGCCTCCTAATcagtcttttctctttttaggaGTTACATATGTATGTTAGCTACTGGCAACAAATTCCACTTCTGCTGCTTTAGttaataaatgctttttccttccagctgtcGCGTTGTGTGTCATTTTTTTGCCCCACTTCAACAACAAACAAATGCCAGAACTACTTTCCCACTTGCTCCTCAGCAAATGGACATACTTTATTACACTCCTTTAACTTTTGTGATAAGCACTCAATCAGATTTGCTATCTCTGAagaacagagctgctggtggaaAAATCTAACTTTCTCTAGAATAAAGAGAATGAAAGCTTAGTTTTAGTTATTATGTTATTTGCtaacagaaagagaaggcagGTATTCTCTTCCAGAACAAAGAAATTACAGGTAGGGAAAAACACACTTTCCATCCCAGTAAACCCATTTACTACGTATATAATATACATACTCTCTACCAGGGCACCCTCATTGGGCTTCGAGTAGCCTTCGCCTTTCTTACAGATTCTTCGGATGATGCCACCATCTTCATCATCAGTGAGGTCTTCCCCCTTAAACTCAAACAGCTCTATCtatggagggaagaaaaatcttgCATTTACATCTATCACTTCAGTAACTCACAGAATTTATACTTGAGTTCTTTGAAATCACAGCTATTATGACAGCCACTGTCTTAATATCCTGTAAGATATTAGGCAGCCAAGACTACAAAGACACCCTATTTAGCAGATACTAAGTGGAAACCTACTGAGCAGTTTCAGATTATttaagcttcttttctttcagcaactTTGGTCTTCCGATACTGCAAATAATATCCTTTAATTGAAAGGAATGTGACACTGACTTCCTAGTAAAGTTTACATGAGCCACAATACTTAAGGACTACgacagaacacacaaaaaatgatTCTACTGGTTCatagaacagcatttttttttctcccctcacagaatcataaagaaTATCCTAAGAGCAAGTAGTAAGTCCGAGTTATAAGTagtgagaagggaaagaaaatgagcaggaaagtttaatattaaacatCTAATCCTTCTCTTAAATTCTGATCTCATCCTTCATCTATCGTCAAATTCAGATAAACGTTAAAGGCCTTGTAACTGAACCCAAAATATTCCAAATCTTTTTTCCcagcaataaaacaaattaaataatattgCTTTAGCTCAGATTTCAACTATTTGTCTCACCAGATTATAAACAGGTAAACTGAAGAAATAGAACCCCCCAAAACAAATTTGGAGAGTAAAGCTGCTAATTTCAAATCTTATGCTTCGGCAACAGATGATGCTGGGGGCaacgaagatgatcagggggctggagcacctcccctatgaggacaggctgagggagctgggcttgttcagactggagagaagaaggctgcagggtgacctcattgcagcctttcagtacctgaagggaacttactcccaggaggggagtaaactcttcaaaagggctgataataccagtacaaggggaaatggatttaagttaaaagagggaagattcaggttggatgttagggggaagttcttctctaggagagtggttaggccctggaacaggctgcccagggaggttgtggatgccccgtccttggaggtgttcaaggccaggttggacggggccctgggcaacctgatctagtaaatgtgtatgtttggtggccctgccaggcaggggggttggaactacatgatccttgaggtcccttccaacccgggtcattctgtgatatgcTCCAGATACAGCAGCATTTGCCCTTTTTATTAGAGGTACTGAAAATTAATAACATATCACTAAAGAAACAGCTTCTTCAGTGCCTTTAAATGACACAATACATGTCTTTACTTGTATGAGACAGTCAAAATGACTATAAAGTGGTTTTATTTAAGCATTGTCATAATATCTGGCGTAGCCAGCAGTGCAATGAAGACAAGCTGCTGAAAAAGAGTGACTTACAAACTTAATGGAAGACAATGCAATTGCCATCAGTAACTCACATTGGAGGAAATACTGTTGCATCCAACATCAACAAGATTTATGTGCATGTATTATATAACGGAAATCAAAGTTTTCAGTTTCATGAAGTTCAAGGGATTGAATCATCACCAATTTCAGGAGTTCTTTAAATGTATGGATGCTGATTATGGGGACATCTATTACTTTTCTGAAGCCAGATGGCTAAGTaaaggtaaatattttaaaaaaacaccctatttgtgtttatttgcagctctcttttcagttcttctaaACGCATTATCTGCGATCAGATATTCAACTGAAGAATCTGACTGTGTCTGTTTATGAGACTTTCGTAAGACCTgtcttaacagaaaaaaaatatccctcaTTTCACAACCATGTCTTATTCATGCCATTGCTTTTTTGGTAGTACGTACGTTTGTGAACATTTATTGTCAAGGATGAAGCATGGGAAGAATAAAATTTCACCAAAAATCACTGATAAGCACCTTGAGAATGCAAGCATTGCAACCACATTCAAAAGAGACTGATGCATCAGCTTCACAAAGCCGTGGTCACATATACCCCtagtttcatatttttattgctctttttgaaaatattttatttaaaaatactaaaaaaatagaagttttgTAACTTATACTAACCATACTATATATCCAGCCCAAGAAATTTGCTCTTCACTCGCTGCAATTCGTAAGTTTGCATACCTATGGTTTACAAtaattatcttatttttaaaaagttcaaAGCCATCACTTCAGGGATTCGTGAACTGAACTAAAGCtacatgaaatgcaaaaagaattaaatatgcatttgcACAAGGATTATTTCTACTTGATATTTTGATGGATACTTTAACACCAAATACAATCCTAGTCTAATTTAGTTTATCTGACATAGATGCTCCAAAACGTCCCACTGGTGACAATACAGgcttctccatttctcttttgcatGCTCCCTCCCCAACTTATTCCACAGATGGATcatgaggaataaaaaaaataaatacagagggCTCCAGATTTTGATGTGAAGATTAATGAGACTTACTAAATCTTTCAAGAACAGTTTTTGAGAGTCGTAACACAAGcacatacacaaaaagaaatgaagtgttttatCTGTAAGAAAACTTGAACACAATTCTGGTGTGCTTGTGGCATTTGCAAAGGAACCATACTACCATgagttggttggtttttgttcgTTTATTTTAGAGTTTGTTtcaaaccagaaagaaaacacaggaggtAGACTAAAGAAAGAAGCTTCTTGGACTAATTATCTTACACTCCTGtctaaaaagaaattatatcaCATTATTTCCACTGTGAAATACCATGTTCTTTGTTTAGTGGCTGCATCTCACTTACCTCAAAAATCAGCGTAGCATTGGGAGGTATCTTTGGTGGGCTGCCAGCTAAGCCGTAGGCATATTCTGGTTTACATGTAATCCGACAGATTTCACCAACCTTCATAGTTGCTACAGCAATGTCCCATGCTTTTATCACCTCACCTGCACAAAGCAAGTTTTTATCATGAATGCTAGGTATACATGAAAGACAATCAGCTCTGTCAGTATATACAGGCTAAGATGAAATATTGACTTATGTTCATTCTGGGTTATATACATCAGTTTTATTTGTAATCAACTTACAAAGTTACTTGGGCACCCAAATTtagctggtttttttttttcattctacaGTGATTATTATTCTCCCCTCATTTCTTCACCCATACAGAACATAGGTAATCTAGACACAGATCATGCCTAAAGCACCTGACAAAATCTTAAGTGTGAGCAAGTAGCAATGCTCTTCAAAAAATAAGGTCTTAGGGTAAGAGACTGTCTGCTTGTATTTTGAAAACAGCCCACAATAGCCCAGTCTCTCTGCACTTTATCAGTTGGCAAAGGCCAACGTAAGTGGTAACTGAAAGTTGCGTGGGTTTATaacagaaaggggaaggaaagtaGAACAAGTATCCCTCCTAAAGCCAAAGTAACAAAAACCTCTCAACTCAAGTGCTCCTACTTGTGGTTCCTTTCAGTTCAATCAAGTTGCCCTGTACCATTTGGTAAAATTCTATCATCCCAAATTTCAGGACTTCGTAGAGTTTATCTCCCAAATAAAAAGCCAGTAGGTAAAGAACTCCTAGTGATAACCACAGATTGAGTAGTAAATTTTGCAGGAACTAGGATGTTTGGATTTTCATACTCAAATCTGACTTACTTACAGACTTACTTCAACAGTTAGATCTGGGAGCTTAGGGATAGAGGGAGCatatttcctctttccttcagTTGCAGCTGATAGCTGCCCCTGTGCACTCTGTCCCAGTACTTTCACATCCTTGCCCCAGTACCCAGCTACACTTAACTCTTCTTGAATTTGAGGCAACAAGATAcaaaagcaatacaaaaaaCTATCAACAAAATATATGCTGCAGCTATTTAACTGCCTTTATTGCTGTATCTCACAGTAAACTCCCACTGAGGTGAGCATTGTATCTGAGGTCCTGTGAATTCTGAGCCAGATACACAGAATGCCCACTCAGAAAGATCTCAAAGCACTTCTGAGTTAATCTGTTTATATGAATTAACGATTAGCTCTGAAAACAAGTTAAAATAGTGATCTTAGTGAGTGAAAAAGTGTGCAAGAAAACTCCATCTCAATATTACTAAGATTGACCAAAAGCAAACATAAGTTATTACCTTTCCCCAGGTCAAATGAAAACTTGTCTCTCCTGTCCAGACTGGAGTCAAATTTTGTGCCATCAAGAAGCCATCCTGTATAATGGACAGTCACTTTATCACCGATCATCGGAGACTCTGTACCAGTGCCTTCTCTCTTGacaacctgaaaaaaaaacagtaagcAACTCTAAAATGATCAAAACTACATTTGCCTATTGGACTTCAATTCTATTCGCTTAAGGCGTGTGACTTACCCTCTCCAGTCAACAACAGATTTGCAGGTATACTTCAGTTATCTAGAAATGTCACAACTAGCCTGTCTAAAGATAAGATTTCAAATGCAGGGAAaacaaaggcagctctgctgccaccaGGTCAAATCCTCTGGATACTATTCTGATACGAAGCTAGTgaacaatgaaaacaacatCTTCTGGAATCAGTGCTATGATAGTAGTACAAAATTGGTTTATGTCAGTTCAGTTAGACCTTTTCAACAGATGTAACCTGCATTCCTGCAACCACTACTACTACAAAAGAAAACTCTGGAGTCATGTGAGCTGGACTTCAAGACCTCCACAATGTTTTGCCTTATCAGCTCATAATcacacattatttatttttataatgttcATACAACCTCAGTTATTTTACCAGTATCCCCCTCctcctttgtatttttattatcacCTGCCTCTCCAT
The Coturnix japonica isolate 7356 chromosome 1, Coturnix japonica 2.1, whole genome shotgun sequence DNA segment above includes these coding regions:
- the FKBP4 gene encoding peptidyl-prolyl cis-trans isomerase FKBP4, whose translation is MTAEEMKADGAPLEGTDITPKRDEGVLKVVKREGTGTESPMIGDKVTVHYTGWLLDGTKFDSSLDRRDKFSFDLGKGEVIKAWDIAVATMKVGEICRITCKPEYAYGLAGSPPKIPPNATLIFEIELFEFKGEDLTDDEDGGIIRRICKKGEGYSKPNEGALVEIEFEGRYRDRVFDKRELCFEIGEGDNYDLPHGLEKAIQKMEKSEESIFYLKPNYGFGSTGKEKFQIPPDAELQYEVKLKSFEKAKESWEMNTEEKLEQSCIVKERGTQYFKEGKYKQAALQYKKIVSWLEHESGLSDEENTKAKSLRLAAHLNLAMCHLKLKEYSQALENCNKALELDSSNEKGLFRRGEAHLAVNDFELARGDFQKVIQLYPSNKAAKVQLVACQQKIREQHEKEKKMYANMFQRLADKDLKTATTLQTSHTEYAEMKDEQNGVEDK